From the Teredinibacter turnerae T7901 genome, one window contains:
- the bioF gene encoding 8-amino-7-oxononanoate synthase, with protein MTPLNLENRLRAKLAERQMAHRYRTRRIVGSPQGAILQEGGRPLLNFCSNDYLGLANHPLVVAALHQGAADWGAGSGASHLVNGHSAEHHALEEELAEFTGRERALLFSTGYMANIGVINALVGRGDRVLQDKLNHASLLDGGLLSGADFQRYRHNDMAHLRARLENSGADQQLVVVDGVFSMDGDMADLPAIVEASRANNAWLMVDDAHGFGTLGTHGRGTTDYFGLNQTQVPVLIGTLGKAFGTFGAFVAGSETLIESLIQFSRTYIYTTALPPAVAAATRASLRLLRDAEEGRQHLQQLITQFRQGCDSLGMALMDSMSPIQPLIVGSDAKAMRMSARLAELGCWVSAIRPPTVPEGTARLRVTLTAAHNSEQVDKLLEALNDAASQAGDEEVLP; from the coding sequence GTGACCCCATTGAATCTGGAAAATAGATTGCGCGCCAAACTGGCAGAGCGCCAGATGGCGCATCGCTATCGTACTCGGCGCATTGTCGGCTCGCCGCAAGGTGCGATATTGCAGGAGGGTGGCCGCCCGCTGCTGAATTTTTGCAGTAACGATTATCTCGGCCTTGCTAATCACCCGCTGGTGGTCGCTGCGTTGCACCAGGGCGCCGCTGATTGGGGCGCTGGCAGCGGCGCTTCGCATCTAGTGAATGGTCATTCGGCCGAGCACCATGCGCTGGAAGAAGAATTAGCCGAATTCACCGGGCGCGAGCGGGCGCTGCTCTTCTCCACCGGTTATATGGCCAATATAGGCGTTATTAACGCGCTGGTGGGGCGGGGTGATCGTGTGTTGCAGGACAAACTCAACCATGCATCTCTGCTCGATGGTGGCTTGCTCAGCGGTGCCGATTTTCAACGGTATCGGCATAACGATATGGCACACCTTCGCGCGCGCCTCGAAAACTCTGGGGCCGACCAGCAGTTGGTTGTGGTGGATGGCGTTTTCAGTATGGATGGTGATATGGCTGATCTACCTGCCATTGTGGAAGCTTCGCGTGCCAATAACGCATGGCTAATGGTTGATGATGCGCATGGCTTCGGCACTCTCGGTACCCATGGCCGCGGAACTACGGATTATTTTGGTTTGAATCAAACACAGGTGCCGGTGTTGATTGGTACTCTGGGTAAAGCCTTTGGCACATTTGGCGCGTTTGTTGCTGGTTCTGAGACACTTATCGAAAGTCTCATCCAGTTCTCGCGTACCTACATTTACACTACGGCACTGCCGCCTGCGGTTGCTGCAGCCACCAGAGCCAGTCTTAGGCTGCTGCGCGACGCCGAAGAGGGTCGCCAGCATTTACAACAACTCATAACCCAGTTTCGGCAGGGGTGCGACAGTCTGGGCATGGCCCTGATGGATTCCATGTCGCCTATTCAACCACTTATTGTTGGGTCTGACGCCAAGGCCATGCGCATGTCTGCGCGCCTGGCGGAACTCGGCTGTTGGGTGAGCGCCATACGCCCACCCACAGTCCCGGAGGGTACGGCGCGTTTGCGGGTTACGCTGACCGCGGCACACAACTCCGAACAGGTGGACAAACTGCTCGAAGCTCTCAACGATGCAGCCAGCCAAGCTGGTGACGAGGAGGTATTGCCATGA
- a CDS encoding glutathione S-transferase family protein yields MKLYMSHTSPFARKVRMTTRLIGLADQVEEICTTFESAELRERNPLGKIPALEAPDITLFDSALICEYLDEQYVEAGGDSLYHGDRDDYYPLLSALALANGITEAAVSTMMETKRTTEHSTYWLERWNTAMETGIRNLDVAVLGTPADMNMAGIAMAACLGYLDFRLGDRNWRAWNPALADWFHEIAQQRWFTDTAPPEGA; encoded by the coding sequence ATGAAACTGTATATGAGCCACACCTCGCCCTTCGCGCGCAAGGTGCGAATGACCACCCGCCTTATTGGACTGGCTGATCAAGTCGAGGAAATCTGCACCACTTTCGAAAGCGCCGAGCTGCGCGAGCGCAATCCGCTTGGCAAGATCCCCGCGCTGGAAGCGCCGGATATCACCCTGTTCGACAGCGCCCTGATCTGCGAATATCTGGACGAACAATATGTCGAAGCCGGCGGTGACAGCCTGTACCACGGTGACCGCGATGACTATTATCCGCTGCTCAGTGCACTCGCCCTGGCCAACGGCATCACGGAAGCCGCCGTGAGCACGATGATGGAAACCAAGCGCACAACAGAACATTCCACCTACTGGCTGGAGCGCTGGAACACAGCGATGGAAACCGGTATTCGCAACTTGGATGTTGCCGTTCTGGGCACCCCGGCAGACATGAACATGGCCGGCATCGCCATGGCTGCATGCCTGGGTTACCTGGACTTCCGTCTCGGTGACCGCAACTGGCGCGCCTGGAACCCGGCACTGGCCGACTGGTTCCACGAGATTGCGCAACAGCGCTGGTTTACAGACACCGCCCCGCCCGAGGGCGCTTAA
- a CDS encoding MmcQ/YjbR family DNA-binding protein gives MDYSAVREHALGLPETREDFPFGPEARVFKVANKMFGLLSFTEWNGHTGVGRLNLKCNPTEALMLRDLFAAVIPGYHMNKTHWNSVMLDGTVPAPEIARMIDRSYGLVVKSLPRATRRGMELRWGEAALYR, from the coding sequence ATGGATTACAGCGCTGTGCGCGAGCACGCTCTGGGTCTGCCCGAAACGCGTGAGGATTTTCCATTCGGCCCGGAGGCTCGGGTGTTTAAAGTGGCGAACAAAATGTTTGGCCTGTTAAGTTTCACTGAATGGAACGGGCATACGGGCGTAGGCCGTTTGAATTTGAAGTGCAATCCAACAGAAGCCTTGATGTTACGCGATTTGTTCGCTGCAGTTATTCCCGGTTACCACATGAACAAAACGCACTGGAATTCGGTGATGCTGGATGGCACTGTGCCCGCGCCAGAAATCGCTCGCATGATCGACCGCTCCTATGGGCTGGTGGTGAAAAGCTTGCCGCGCGCCACCCGGCGTGGCATGGAGCTGCGCTGGGGCGAAGCGGCACTGTACCGCTAG
- a CDS encoding sensor domain-containing diguanylate cyclase — MANSATIHSDDHFDFTPADICAGFVLFLCSLVMMGWLANIDILRNFAFFAFYPAMPLVNAVGMMVLAIAVGALRRGLSQIIWLSAITSLLLSIGNFTELFGDTSLGLHHLFITHSESHSSISSAVGFALAAITLPLSQQPAFTQRKTFIGLLLLNALLPLSALLAYTSNAYAAARASLFDGYSLPEALSHLLLVVGIGLTTPNRLHASLFADHPDAAALRKYALALLMVVLAATLLTTHLSIQLRFGSVLVFALYAATLLLSLVAFLAVTYSRATPPARSAADLDGAHAHQEQLLAFVEESGDGILMVDNTGTIRYANSTCSKMFGYPQDEFVGMRLNELIPKRFRAKHLEHFAHFFAAHPAEKKYVKRGRLTGISKEGIEKALAISLFRREENSLVIATLRELNGLERDIAERMKHIQHDLVTGVPDRQEFGRFCQNHWDQVVRKSERHFCIFVIDLDGLRLINSKYGREFGNAVLQNVAANIKSRQRGGDRLFRYTSDEFIMICSDITPDACELLAERIRTSIKVVPTRLGDNNIYITASVGFTHCDQLPANLMDTVAHITNVLHKQQPDYKDQVVPVAQLPEFK; from the coding sequence ATGGCAAATTCGGCCACCATCCATTCCGACGATCATTTCGACTTCACGCCTGCCGACATCTGCGCTGGGTTTGTGCTATTTCTGTGCTCTCTGGTGATGATGGGCTGGCTCGCCAATATCGATATTTTGCGCAACTTTGCCTTCTTTGCGTTTTATCCGGCAATGCCGCTGGTAAATGCGGTTGGCATGATGGTACTGGCAATCGCCGTCGGCGCGTTGCGGCGCGGGTTGTCGCAAATTATCTGGCTATCAGCTATCACCAGCCTGCTGTTAAGCATTGGTAACTTCACCGAGTTGTTTGGCGATACCTCGCTGGGCTTACATCACTTGTTCATTACTCACAGTGAAAGTCACAGCTCTATCAGCAGCGCCGTTGGTTTTGCATTGGCGGCCATCACTCTGCCGCTCAGCCAACAGCCAGCATTTACCCAACGCAAAACTTTTATTGGGCTATTGCTGCTCAATGCGCTACTTCCGCTCAGCGCACTACTGGCGTACACCAGTAATGCTTATGCCGCTGCTCGCGCATCACTTTTCGACGGCTATTCTCTGCCGGAAGCGCTCAGTCACTTACTGCTAGTGGTTGGAATTGGGTTGACCACGCCCAATCGACTACATGCTTCGCTATTTGCAGATCATCCGGATGCAGCCGCCCTAAGAAAATATGCCCTTGCGCTACTGATGGTCGTGCTGGCGGCAACCTTGCTAACGACACACCTGTCCATCCAGCTACGCTTTGGCTCGGTACTGGTTTTCGCCTTGTATGCGGCCACGTTACTGCTTTCGCTGGTGGCCTTTTTGGCGGTCACCTACTCGCGAGCAACACCTCCAGCGCGCAGCGCTGCCGACCTCGACGGCGCTCACGCACACCAGGAACAGCTGCTGGCATTTGTCGAAGAATCCGGTGATGGCATATTAATGGTCGACAACACTGGCACTATTCGCTATGCCAACAGTACCTGCTCCAAAATGTTTGGCTACCCTCAGGATGAGTTCGTTGGCATGCGCCTGAATGAGCTTATTCCGAAGCGATTTCGCGCCAAACACCTCGAGCATTTCGCCCATTTTTTTGCCGCCCACCCCGCAGAAAAAAAATATGTAAAACGGGGCCGTCTTACGGGAATCAGCAAAGAGGGCATCGAGAAGGCACTCGCGATTTCACTGTTCCGGCGAGAGGAAAACAGCCTGGTCATTGCGACCTTGCGCGAACTCAATGGCCTCGAACGAGATATTGCTGAACGCATGAAACATATTCAGCACGACCTGGTTACCGGCGTCCCGGATCGCCAGGAATTCGGCCGTTTCTGCCAAAACCATTGGGACCAGGTGGTGCGAAAATCCGAGCGACATTTTTGTATTTTTGTTATCGACCTGGACGGACTTCGCCTGATCAACAGCAAGTACGGCCGCGAATTTGGCAATGCGGTACTGCAAAACGTCGCTGCCAACATCAAAAGTCGGCAGCGCGGTGGCGACCGACTGTTTCGCTACACCTCCGACGAATTCATTATGATCTGCAGCGACATCACACCGGATGCCTGCGAACTTTTGGCGGAACGCATCCGCACGTCCATAAAAGTTGTGCCTACACGACTGGGCGACAACAACATTTATATCACCGCATCCGTCGGGTTCACCCATTGCGATCAGTTGCCCGCAAACCTGATGGACACCGTCGCTCATATCACTAACGTGCTACACAAACAACAGCCGGACTACAAAGATCAGGTGGTGCCCGTGGCGCAGCTGCCCGAATTTAAATAG
- a CDS encoding ComF family protein, translated as MQTTPAFDRTYSAFIYQGYVPWLINRFKHQHALIVGQQLSEHLLAVLPQTNVFDLIVPVPLHWSGLVQRGFNQAEVIARPLAHHLKLPVDHCLKKTAFRRHQQTLNRAQRQRAVRNSYAITRDVRHRHILLVDDVMTTGATVGAIAQLLRDAGANRVDIACLARTPKT; from the coding sequence TTGCAGACAACGCCAGCCTTTGACCGAACCTACAGTGCATTCATTTATCAAGGCTATGTTCCCTGGCTGATCAACCGGTTTAAGCACCAGCATGCGCTGATCGTAGGTCAGCAGTTGAGTGAACACCTACTGGCTGTACTACCGCAGACCAACGTATTCGACTTGATCGTTCCCGTCCCCTTGCATTGGTCAGGCCTGGTACAACGCGGGTTCAACCAGGCTGAAGTGATCGCCCGCCCGCTGGCACACCACCTCAAATTACCGGTTGATCACTGCCTGAAGAAAACGGCTTTTCGACGCCACCAGCAAACCCTCAACCGCGCACAACGGCAGCGGGCAGTGCGCAACAGCTACGCCATTACCCGCGATGTACGCCACCGCCACATACTCCTGGTGGACGATGTAATGACCACTGGCGCAACGGTCGGCGCTATCGCCCAACTGCTTCGTGACGCGGGCGCCAACCGGGTGGACATTGCCTGCCTGGCGCGTACGCCCAAAACCTGA
- a CDS encoding serine/threonine protein kinase, whose translation MTDTPFHTLNPDKVIDAVESLGYLSDLRVFPLNSYENRVYQFGLEDGEPIIAKFYRPARWSDEQILEEHEFSRALADLEIPIVAPLERDGKTLFEFDDFRFALYPRRGGHAPELTDLDTLYRLGQQLGRLHELGKAQPFSHRPSLNLQTFGIDSRDFLLAEDFIPGSLTEAYATLSQHLIEAMEPILAATPFETIRLHGDCHPGNILLRPDSLYLVDLDDARNGPAVQDIWMLLSGERPQKQQQLGEIIAGYEEFCEFDNRELALVETLRTLRLMHYAAWLARRWQDPAFPMAFPWFNTERYWAEHILELREQLAALSEPPLEIL comes from the coding sequence TTGACCGATACACCGTTTCACACGCTCAACCCGGACAAAGTCATCGACGCGGTGGAAAGCCTGGGCTACCTGTCTGATTTGCGGGTGTTTCCGCTCAACAGCTACGAAAACCGGGTGTACCAGTTCGGCCTGGAAGATGGCGAACCGATCATCGCCAAGTTCTACCGGCCCGCGCGCTGGAGCGATGAACAAATTCTGGAAGAACACGAATTTTCACGCGCCCTGGCAGATCTGGAAATTCCCATCGTTGCCCCTCTTGAGCGCGACGGCAAAACCTTGTTTGAATTCGACGACTTTCGCTTCGCGCTCTATCCCCGTCGCGGCGGCCACGCGCCCGAGCTGACCGACTTAGACACCCTCTACCGCCTTGGCCAACAACTCGGGCGCCTGCATGAACTGGGTAAAGCACAGCCGTTCAGTCACCGCCCGTCACTCAACCTGCAGACCTTTGGCATCGACAGCCGCGACTTTCTACTGGCGGAAGACTTTATTCCCGGCAGCCTCACCGAGGCCTACGCCACCCTCAGCCAGCACCTGATCGAAGCAATGGAACCCATTCTGGCGGCAACCCCCTTCGAAACCATTCGCCTGCACGGCGACTGCCACCCGGGCAATATTTTGCTGCGTCCGGACTCGCTGTATCTGGTGGATCTGGACGACGCGCGCAATGGCCCGGCGGTTCAGGATATCTGGATGTTGCTTTCCGGCGAGCGCCCGCAAAAGCAACAGCAGCTGGGCGAAATCATCGCCGGTTACGAGGAATTTTGTGAATTCGACAACCGCGAGCTGGCACTGGTAGAAACCCTGCGTACCTTGCGTTTGATGCACTATGCCGCCTGGCTCGCGCGCCGCTGGCAGGACCCAGCCTTCCCGATGGCGTTTCCCTGGTTCAATACCGAGCGATATTGGGCCGAGCATATTCTCGAGCTGCGCGAGCAGCTAGCCGCGCTGAGCGAACCTCCACTCGAAATTCTTTAG
- the bioD gene encoding dethiobiotin synthase, which yields MKSYFVTGTDTDAGKTLIASALLLKAQQHGLATLGLKPVAAGGAMDGEQFCNEDALLLTAQSSVKLPYELVNPVLLREPMAPHIAAQREGKRLSADKIVGFYRGAVMGLRGEKKPDLCLVEGAGGWRVPLNNSVTMAEVAKLLQLPVVLVVGLKLGCLNHAILTAEAIARDGLVLAGWVASQTDPQMTVVDENLTTLARYINAPCLGFVPPLADPSPEAAADFLNIDPLGLAG from the coding sequence ATGAAGAGTTATTTTGTCACGGGTACCGACACAGATGCGGGCAAAACGCTGATTGCCAGCGCGTTATTGTTGAAGGCGCAACAGCATGGATTGGCGACGTTGGGCCTTAAGCCGGTAGCGGCGGGTGGCGCGATGGATGGCGAGCAGTTCTGCAACGAGGATGCCCTTCTGCTGACGGCCCAGTCCAGCGTAAAACTGCCCTATGAACTGGTTAACCCGGTGTTGTTGCGCGAGCCGATGGCACCGCATATTGCAGCGCAGCGGGAAGGAAAGCGGTTGAGTGCCGATAAAATCGTTGGCTTCTATCGTGGCGCAGTTATGGGATTGCGGGGCGAAAAAAAACCGGATTTATGTTTGGTCGAAGGCGCTGGTGGCTGGCGGGTACCGTTAAATAATTCGGTCACCATGGCGGAGGTGGCGAAACTTTTGCAGCTCCCTGTAGTGCTGGTTGTTGGCCTGAAGCTCGGTTGTTTGAATCACGCCATACTGACCGCAGAAGCCATTGCTCGCGACGGCCTTGTGCTTGCAGGTTGGGTGGCCAGCCAGACGGATCCGCAGATGACGGTGGTCGATGAGAACCTGACCACCCTGGCGCGCTACATAAATGCGCCATGTTTGGGTTTTGTACCACCCCTTGCCGATCCTTCACCGGAAGCTGCGGCGGATTTCCTTAATATTGATCCTCTGGGGTTGGCGGGCTGA
- the gnd gene encoding decarboxylating NADP(+)-dependent phosphogluconate dehydrogenase, producing the protein MKELSDIGLVGLAVMGENLILNMANNGYTVTAYNRSTEKVDAFLAGRAKGKSIRGAHSVEELVASLAKPRKIMLMVKAGAPVDAFIEQILPHLEEGDILIDGGNTHFPDTNRRVDYCASKGILFVGAGVSGGEEGALTGPSIMPGGAKDAWHHVKPIFQSIAAKVEDGTPCCDWVGENGAGHFVKMVHNGIEYGDMQLICEAYQIMKDLLGMSADEMHEVFAEWNEGELDSYLTEITRDILKTKDEDGEPLVDKILDTAGQKGTGKWTGVAALEMGVPLTLIGEAVFARCLSAQKEERVEAAKIISGPTPKFEGDKKAFIEDLRNALFAAKIVSYAQGYVLMREAAKEFGWELNNGGIALMWRGGCIIRSVFLGNIKEAFDTNPALTNLLLDPYFQQRVDAAQAGWRNVVASATLNGIPAPTLTSALSYFDGYRTARLPANLLQAQRDFFGAHTYERTDKPRGEFFHTNWTGRGGDTASSTYNA; encoded by the coding sequence ATGAAAGAACTCTCAGATATTGGCCTGGTTGGCCTCGCCGTTATGGGCGAAAACCTGATTCTGAACATGGCAAACAACGGCTATACCGTTACCGCGTACAACCGTTCGACCGAAAAAGTAGATGCCTTTTTGGCGGGCCGCGCCAAGGGCAAGAGCATTCGCGGTGCTCACTCGGTGGAAGAACTGGTTGCGTCACTCGCCAAACCACGCAAGATTATGCTGATGGTTAAAGCCGGTGCGCCGGTAGACGCCTTTATCGAACAAATTCTTCCACACCTGGAAGAAGGCGATATTCTGATCGACGGTGGCAACACTCACTTCCCAGATACCAACCGCCGCGTGGACTACTGTGCGAGCAAAGGTATTTTGTTCGTGGGCGCTGGCGTTTCCGGCGGTGAAGAAGGTGCCCTTACCGGCCCATCTATTATGCCTGGCGGCGCCAAAGACGCCTGGCATCACGTTAAACCTATCTTCCAGAGCATTGCGGCTAAAGTAGAAGACGGCACACCCTGCTGCGACTGGGTTGGTGAAAACGGCGCTGGCCACTTCGTCAAAATGGTCCACAACGGCATTGAGTACGGCGACATGCAGCTTATCTGCGAAGCCTACCAGATTATGAAAGACCTGCTCGGCATGAGCGCAGACGAAATGCACGAAGTGTTCGCCGAGTGGAACGAAGGTGAGCTGGACAGCTACCTCACCGAAATCACCCGAGATATTCTCAAAACCAAAGACGAAGACGGCGAGCCACTGGTCGACAAGATCCTCGATACCGCAGGCCAAAAAGGCACCGGTAAGTGGACTGGCGTTGCCGCACTGGAGATGGGCGTGCCCCTCACCTTGATCGGTGAAGCCGTATTCGCCCGCTGTCTGTCTGCGCAGAAAGAAGAGCGCGTGGAAGCGGCGAAAATCATTTCTGGCCCAACCCCCAAATTCGAAGGCGACAAAAAAGCGTTTATCGAAGATCTACGCAACGCACTGTTCGCCGCAAAAATCGTGTCTTACGCGCAGGGCTATGTGTTGATGCGCGAAGCGGCTAAAGAATTTGGCTGGGAGCTGAACAATGGCGGCATCGCGCTGATGTGGCGTGGCGGTTGTATCATCCGCTCCGTATTCCTCGGCAACATTAAAGAAGCCTTCGATACCAACCCGGCACTCACCAACCTGCTGCTCGACCCTTACTTCCAGCAACGTGTAGACGCCGCGCAAGCGGGATGGCGTAACGTGGTTGCCAGTGCAACCCTGAACGGTATTCCAGCACCGACCTTAACCTCGGCACTGAGCTACTTCGATGGCTACCGCACCGCGCGCTTGCCTGCTAACCTGCTCCAGGCGCAACGCGACTTCTTCGGCGCACACACCTACGAGCGCACCGACAAGCCACGCGGTGAGTTCTTCCACACCAACTGGACCGGCCGCGGCGGCGATACTGCCTCGTCAACCTACAACGCCTAA
- the bioB gene encoding biotin synthase BioB, protein MTAEQNLLRHNWTRAEVEALFDLPFNDLMFRAQSVHRQFFDPNEVQVSTLCSIKTGACPEDCAYCPQSSRYDTGLEREKLMAVEKVLEEARAAKDSGATRFCMGAAWRSPHQRDMKYVLDMVKGVKSMGMETCMTLGMLTADQALELKGAGLDYYNHNLDTSPEYYDCIITTRTYQDRLDTLENVRAAGMKVCAGGIVGMGEEQKDRAGLLTQLANMDQHPESVPINMLVRVAGTPLAEQADLDPFDFIRTIAVARIMMPASHVRLSAGREEMNDQMQSLAFLAGANSIFYGEKLLTTPNPEANEDMQLFKRLGIRPESYHAEEPEEVLEEQLHEKIVQAQNDQFFYNAAN, encoded by the coding sequence ATGACCGCCGAACAGAATTTACTGCGCCACAATTGGACTCGCGCAGAAGTTGAAGCCCTGTTTGATCTGCCTTTTAACGATTTGATGTTTCGTGCGCAAAGCGTACATCGCCAGTTTTTCGACCCGAATGAAGTGCAGGTGAGTACCCTTTGCTCTATTAAAACGGGTGCCTGCCCGGAAGATTGCGCCTATTGTCCGCAAAGCTCCCGCTACGACACCGGGTTGGAGCGCGAAAAATTAATGGCGGTAGAAAAAGTATTGGAAGAGGCGCGCGCGGCTAAAGACAGCGGCGCCACTCGCTTTTGCATGGGTGCGGCCTGGCGCTCGCCCCACCAGCGCGATATGAAATATGTGCTGGATATGGTCAAGGGGGTGAAATCCATGGGGATGGAAACCTGTATGACCCTTGGCATGCTGACAGCCGATCAGGCGCTGGAGCTCAAAGGTGCTGGCCTCGACTACTACAACCACAATCTGGACACTTCGCCCGAATACTACGACTGCATTATTACCACCCGTACCTATCAGGATCGTCTCGATACCCTGGAAAACGTGCGCGCCGCGGGCATGAAGGTTTGCGCCGGCGGCATTGTTGGTATGGGTGAGGAACAGAAAGATCGCGCGGGCTTGTTGACTCAGTTAGCGAACATGGATCAGCACCCGGAGTCGGTGCCAATCAATATGCTGGTGCGCGTTGCGGGGACGCCACTGGCGGAGCAGGCTGATCTCGACCCGTTCGATTTTATCCGCACGATTGCGGTTGCCCGCATCATGATGCCGGCTTCCCACGTGCGTTTATCGGCTGGTCGCGAGGAAATGAACGATCAAATGCAGTCGCTCGCATTTTTGGCCGGGGCAAATTCCATCTTCTACGGCGAAAAACTGCTGACTACGCCAAACCCCGAAGCCAACGAAGACATGCAGTTGTTCAAGCGCCTCGGCATCCGCCCTGAGTCCTACCATGCGGAAGAGCCGGAAGAAGTGCTTGAAGAACAATTGCACGAAAAAATCGTCCAAGCGCAAAACGACCAGTTTTTCTACAACGCTGCGAACTAG
- the bioC gene encoding malonyl-ACP O-methyltransferase BioC, whose product MTEVNVRAAATPEEKPFLNRTRHEPANPQPNRSVLVFLHGWGSDKRQWQSFVPTLLEALGDEREMVFIDLPGFGDNSDFRCDDLEHMLKQLARIIPGNATLIGWSLGGMIATQLASRHPEKIGRLITIATNPLFVKNDAEIAAGKAPWKHAMERETFSDFVNGFADDPEATLKRFIALQSMGDSERRQVTDTLKNLLSFSAHSQQTCWANALSYLDQLDNRTALRNLTQPALHIYGKSDALVPVRAGRALQGLAPSHWVESITAAGHAPHISHPREVATMINSFLRQQAPRLSQRKRRIANSFSSAAQEYDTLARLQKRVVDSLVEFSLGTGGSVGQTLLDLGCGTGYCIERLLQQFPEITQPEGRIHALDIAEGMLDRAQQKFDELGVAEQINWHLGDMESLPFVDESFDGCISSLTVQWSENPLQLFSEMYRALKPGGWFALSTLGPETLFELRSAWRMVDEFAHVNKFLSLESVKSVAEQAGLQMVAYKSETPVLYYHSVVHLMRELKGIGAHTINEGRQNGLMGRATFRRLEEAYDNWLDPDRGLPARYEVYYIYLRKPLDESASA is encoded by the coding sequence ATGACCGAAGTCAACGTTCGAGCCGCAGCCACACCGGAAGAAAAGCCCTTTCTGAATCGTACCCGCCACGAGCCCGCTAATCCGCAGCCCAATCGCTCGGTGCTGGTGTTCTTGCACGGGTGGGGCAGCGACAAGCGGCAGTGGCAGAGTTTTGTGCCAACTTTACTGGAAGCGTTAGGCGACGAGCGCGAAATGGTGTTTATCGACCTGCCTGGATTTGGCGATAACAGTGATTTTCGCTGCGATGACCTCGAGCATATGCTCAAACAGCTTGCGCGGATAATCCCGGGCAACGCCACCTTGATAGGCTGGTCGCTTGGCGGCATGATTGCTACCCAATTGGCGAGCCGTCACCCGGAAAAAATCGGACGCTTGATTACTATTGCCACCAACCCGCTATTTGTTAAAAACGATGCCGAAATTGCAGCGGGCAAGGCTCCTTGGAAGCATGCCATGGAGCGCGAAACCTTTTCTGATTTTGTCAACGGATTCGCCGATGACCCGGAAGCCACCCTCAAACGCTTCATCGCGCTTCAGTCTATGGGGGACAGCGAGCGCCGTCAGGTGACCGACACGCTAAAAAACCTGCTTTCTTTCTCCGCGCACAGTCAACAAACCTGCTGGGCGAATGCATTGAGCTATCTGGATCAGCTCGATAATCGCACGGCGCTGCGAAATTTAACTCAGCCCGCACTGCACATTTATGGCAAGTCTGATGCGTTAGTGCCGGTCCGCGCCGGGCGCGCACTGCAGGGATTAGCGCCCTCCCATTGGGTGGAAAGCATAACCGCCGCAGGCCACGCGCCACATATTAGTCACCCCCGTGAAGTCGCAACTATGATCAACTCATTTCTCCGCCAGCAGGCGCCGCGCTTAAGTCAGCGCAAGCGTCGTATCGCCAATTCGTTCAGCAGCGCCGCCCAGGAGTACGATACCTTGGCGCGGTTGCAAAAACGGGTGGTGGACTCGCTGGTGGAATTTAGCCTTGGCACCGGTGGCTCGGTGGGGCAAACCCTGCTGGACCTCGGTTGCGGCACCGGTTACTGCATTGAACGCCTGCTCCAGCAGTTCCCGGAAATCACCCAGCCCGAGGGCCGCATTCACGCACTGGATATTGCTGAGGGGATGCTCGATCGCGCGCAGCAGAAGTTCGATGAGCTGGGGGTGGCGGAACAGATTAACTGGCACCTTGGCGATATGGAGTCGCTGCCGTTTGTGGATGAATCTTTCGACGGCTGCATTTCCAGCCTGACGGTGCAGTGGAGTGAAAATCCCCTGCAGCTGTTTTCGGAAATGTACCGCGCGTTGAAACCTGGCGGATGGTTTGCTCTGAGTACCCTTGGCCCGGAGACACTGTTCGAGTTGCGATCTGCGTGGCGGATGGTCGATGAGTTCGCTCACGTAAATAAGTTTCTCAGCCTGGAGAGCGTGAAATCTGTGGCTGAGCAGGCTGGGTTGCAGATGGTCGCCTATAAGTCGGAAACGCCGGTGTTGTATTACCACAGTGTGGTGCACTTAATGCGTGAATTGAAAGGTATCGGTGCGCACACCATTAATGAAGGCCGTCAGAACGGCTTGATGGGGCGCGCTACCTTCCGCCGATTAGAAGAGGCCTATGACAATTGGCTCGACCCGGATCGCGGGTTGCCTGCGCGCTACGAGGTGTACTACATCTATCTGCGTAAACCGCTGGACGAGTCCGCGTCCGCTTGA